One Cellulosimicrobium protaetiae genomic region harbors:
- a CDS encoding DUF5063 domain-containing protein, translating into MGEIENDPDLREIAEGMAAQARAFLTTATQVASGAAPGAVLPLLLLALSDALAAGARLGAMGDVVPVERFEPDAGRDTDVDPLRTALSQLFDGFDDYAEITDPLVGAEVGAASLSGDLACVAECLAKGLQHYDGGSELEGLWWWQFSYVSLWGERAASALRVLQLALAHLRLDVEDDVAAEAEYDALQS; encoded by the coding sequence ATGGGGGAGATCGAGAACGACCCCGACCTGCGGGAGATCGCCGAGGGCATGGCCGCGCAGGCGCGCGCGTTCCTCACGACGGCGACGCAGGTCGCGTCCGGGGCCGCACCCGGGGCCGTGCTGCCCCTGCTGCTGCTCGCCCTGTCCGACGCGCTCGCCGCGGGCGCGCGTCTCGGCGCGATGGGCGACGTCGTCCCGGTCGAGCGCTTCGAGCCCGACGCCGGCCGCGACACGGACGTCGACCCGCTGCGGACCGCGCTCTCCCAGCTCTTCGACGGGTTCGACGACTACGCCGAGATCACGGACCCGCTCGTGGGTGCCGAGGTCGGCGCCGCGTCCCTCTCGGGCGACCTCGCGTGCGTCGCCGAGTGCCTCGCGAAGGGGCTCCAGCACTACGACGGCGGCAGTGAGCTCGAGGGTCTGTGGTGGTGGCAGTTCTCGTACGTCTCGCTGTGGGGGGAGCGCGCCGCGAGCGCGCTGCGCGTGCTGCAGCTCGCGCTCGCGCACCTGCGCCTCGATGTCGAGGACGACGTCGCGGCCGAGGCGGAGTACGACGCGCTCCAGTCGTGA
- a CDS encoding DUF4097 family beta strand repeat-containing protein: MPTFPAPQPVPVVVDVPFANLHVVAGDRDDVVVTVLPTDPSKSGSVRAAQDVRVDRDGDAITILYPGSWKQFVLPFAAGTADVTVELPAGSDLRGKAGTLYTEGSLGSVDMTLSVADVRLEDVERLALKASAGSVVVGRVAGTADVKVSAGSVRISEIAGDGTIKASTGTTTVGAVTGTLAVQGAHGDIAVTRVLGTLTAKSAHGGIRVDRLESGSVTLSTSFGSIEVGVPEGTAAFLDASSEHGSVRNHLTPTEGPVEDEATAEIHASTGFGDVVVRRP, translated from the coding sequence ATGCCCACTTTCCCCGCCCCGCAGCCCGTCCCGGTCGTCGTGGACGTGCCCTTCGCCAACCTGCACGTCGTCGCCGGCGACCGTGACGACGTCGTCGTCACGGTCCTGCCGACGGACCCCTCGAAGTCCGGCAGCGTCCGCGCGGCCCAGGACGTCCGGGTCGACCGCGACGGCGACGCGATCACGATCCTGTACCCCGGGTCGTGGAAGCAGTTCGTCCTGCCGTTCGCGGCCGGGACCGCCGACGTCACCGTCGAGCTCCCTGCCGGCTCCGACCTGCGCGGCAAGGCGGGCACCCTCTACACCGAGGGTTCGCTCGGATCGGTCGACATGACGCTCTCCGTCGCCGACGTCCGGCTCGAGGACGTCGAGCGGCTCGCCCTCAAGGCCTCGGCCGGGTCGGTCGTCGTCGGCCGCGTGGCGGGCACCGCGGACGTCAAGGTCAGCGCCGGCTCGGTGCGTATCAGCGAGATCGCCGGCGACGGGACCATCAAGGCCAGCACCGGCACGACGACGGTCGGCGCCGTGACGGGCACGCTCGCCGTGCAGGGCGCGCACGGCGACATCGCCGTGACCCGGGTGCTCGGCACGCTCACCGCGAAGTCCGCCCACGGCGGCATCCGGGTCGACCGCCTGGAGTCCGGCAGCGTCACCCTCAGCACGTCGTTCGGCTCGATCGAGGTGGGTGTGCCGGAGGGCACGGCCGCGTTCCTCGACGCGAGCTCCGAGCACGGCAGCGTCCGCAACCACCTGACCCCGACCGAGGGGCCCGTCGAGGACGAGGCCACCGCGGAGATCCACGCCAGCACCGGGTTCGGCGACGTCGTCGTCCGCCGTCCCTGA
- the recR gene encoding recombination mediator RecR — MYEGAVQDLIDELGRLPGVGPKSAQRIAFHLLAADAADVRRLADALTEVKARVRFCETCGNVAESEQCRICADPRRSPEVICVVEEPKDVVAIERTREFRGRYHVLGGAINPIENVGPGDLRIAELMTRLADGQVTEVILATDPNVEGEATATYLARMLGPMGLRVTRLASGLPVGGDLEYADEVTLGRAFEGRRLVGG, encoded by the coding sequence GTGTACGAAGGCGCTGTCCAGGACCTGATCGACGAGCTCGGCCGACTCCCCGGCGTCGGGCCCAAGAGCGCGCAGCGCATCGCGTTCCACCTGCTCGCCGCCGATGCGGCGGACGTGCGCCGGCTGGCCGACGCGCTCACCGAGGTGAAGGCGCGCGTGCGCTTCTGCGAGACGTGCGGCAACGTCGCGGAGTCCGAGCAGTGCCGCATCTGCGCGGACCCGCGCCGGTCGCCCGAGGTGATCTGCGTCGTCGAGGAGCCCAAGGACGTGGTGGCGATCGAGCGCACGCGCGAGTTCCGTGGGCGCTACCACGTGCTCGGCGGCGCCATCAACCCGATCGAGAACGTCGGCCCGGGGGACCTGCGGATCGCCGAGCTCATGACGCGACTCGCCGACGGCCAGGTGACCGAGGTGATCCTCGCGACCGACCCGAACGTCGAGGGCGAGGCCACGGCCACCTACCTCGCGCGCATGCTCGGCCCGATGGGCCTGCGCGTGACCCGCCTCGCGTCCGGGCTGCCGGTCGGGGGAGACTTGGAGTACGCGGACGAGGTGACGCTCGGCCGGGCGTTCGAGGGCCGACGCCTCGTCGGCGGCTGA
- a CDS encoding methionine ABC transporter ATP-binding protein has product MTDVPHDEGGDEQPAIELRHVSKTFGEGEAAVHAVDDVSLSIRRGEIFGVIGYSGAGKSTLVRLVNALETVTSGEVVVDGQVITGLPERRVREVRSRIGMVFQQFNLLSSRTVAGNVAYPLKVAGWPREKRAARVAELLAFVGLADKAKAYPRQLSGGQKQRVGIARALAAQPTILLADEATSALDPETTREVLALLRRVNAELGITIVVITHEMEVVRSTCHRVAVMEHGKVVETGDVYDVFSAPSADAAQRFVGTALHDRPSRETLARLRERHPGRLVTVGVREGASTGTDLFRLLREHDVDGSVVYGGISEVGERPFGSLTVELDSPEDRIAPFLVALAERADVVDLGTAAQPLDDPRVARLDADPGGGDAPDAAADDPGDPYGPARETLFRHGNLGGQ; this is encoded by the coding sequence GTGACCGACGTCCCCCACGACGAGGGCGGTGACGAGCAGCCCGCGATCGAGCTGCGCCACGTGAGCAAGACGTTCGGCGAGGGCGAGGCCGCCGTGCACGCCGTCGACGACGTCTCGCTGAGCATCCGCCGCGGCGAGATCTTCGGCGTCATCGGCTACTCGGGCGCCGGAAAGTCGACACTCGTGCGGCTCGTCAACGCGCTCGAGACCGTGACGAGCGGCGAGGTCGTCGTCGACGGCCAGGTGATCACCGGGCTGCCCGAGCGCCGCGTGCGCGAGGTGCGCTCGCGCATCGGCATGGTCTTCCAGCAGTTCAACCTGCTGTCGTCGCGCACGGTCGCGGGGAACGTCGCGTACCCGCTCAAGGTGGCGGGCTGGCCGCGCGAGAAGCGCGCCGCGCGCGTCGCGGAGCTCCTCGCGTTCGTCGGCCTCGCGGACAAGGCGAAGGCGTACCCGCGCCAGCTCTCGGGCGGGCAGAAGCAGCGCGTCGGCATCGCCCGTGCGCTCGCCGCGCAGCCGACGATCCTCCTCGCCGACGAGGCGACGTCCGCGCTCGACCCCGAGACGACGCGCGAGGTCCTCGCGCTCCTGCGGCGCGTCAACGCCGAGCTCGGCATCACGATCGTCGTCATCACGCACGAGATGGAGGTCGTGCGCTCGACGTGCCACCGCGTCGCGGTGATGGAGCACGGCAAGGTCGTCGAGACCGGCGACGTGTACGACGTCTTCTCCGCGCCGAGCGCCGACGCCGCCCAGCGGTTCGTCGGGACGGCGCTGCACGACCGCCCGTCGCGCGAGACGCTGGCCCGCCTGCGCGAGCGTCACCCCGGTCGCCTCGTGACGGTCGGCGTGCGCGAGGGCGCGAGCACCGGGACGGACCTGTTCCGCCTGCTGCGCGAGCACGACGTCGACGGGTCCGTCGTCTACGGCGGCATCTCCGAGGTCGGGGAGCGCCCGTTCGGGTCGCTCACCGTCGAGCTCGACTCTCCGGAGGACCGCATCGCGCCGTTCCTCGTCGCGCTCGCCGAGCGCGCCGACGTCGTGGACCTGGGGACGGCGGCCCAGCCGCTCGACGACCCGCGCGTCGCGCGCCTCGACGCCGACCCGGGCGGCGGGGACGCGCCTGACGCCGCCGCCGACGACCCGGGCGACCCGTACGGCCCGGCCCGAGAAACCCTCTTCCGCCACGGCAACCTCGGAGGCCAGTGA
- a CDS encoding TSUP family transporter, whose protein sequence is MLPAFSLPVSGGLEIDGLTVLLLVLAALTAGWIDAVVGGGGLVQLPALLLVPGISPVQALATNKLASIMGTSVSAATYYRRVGPDLRTAGPMALAALVGAIGGAALASRIPAELFKPIILVVLVAVAAYTIAKPTLGHTTNLRWEGNGHRWAAAGIGLVIGTYDGLLGPGTGTFFVIALVSILGYAFLPASALAKIANFATNAGALIFFVPYGAVLWGLGLLMGAANLLGAYVGARMAVAKGSAFVRVVFVVVVGALILKLGYDVVADLTA, encoded by the coding sequence GTGCTGCCCGCCTTCTCCCTCCCGGTCTCCGGCGGGCTCGAGATCGACGGCCTGACCGTCCTCCTGCTCGTCCTCGCCGCTCTCACGGCGGGCTGGATCGACGCCGTCGTCGGCGGGGGCGGCCTCGTCCAGCTCCCGGCACTGCTCCTCGTGCCCGGCATCAGCCCGGTCCAGGCGCTCGCGACGAACAAGCTCGCGAGCATCATGGGCACCTCGGTGAGCGCCGCGACCTACTACCGGAGGGTGGGCCCCGACCTGCGGACGGCGGGGCCGATGGCGCTCGCCGCACTGGTCGGCGCGATCGGCGGCGCCGCCCTCGCGTCGCGCATCCCGGCCGAGCTGTTCAAGCCGATCATCCTCGTGGTGCTCGTCGCGGTCGCCGCGTACACGATCGCGAAGCCGACGCTCGGGCACACGACGAACCTGCGCTGGGAGGGCAACGGGCACCGCTGGGCGGCAGCAGGGATCGGTCTCGTCATCGGCACCTACGACGGTCTGCTCGGTCCCGGCACGGGGACGTTCTTCGTGATCGCGCTCGTGAGCATCCTCGGGTACGCGTTCCTGCCAGCGTCGGCGCTCGCGAAGATCGCGAACTTCGCGACGAACGCCGGCGCGCTGATCTTCTTCGTCCCCTACGGCGCGGTGCTGTGGGGTCTCGGCCTGCTCATGGGCGCGGCGAACCTGCTCGGCGCGTACGTCGGGGCGCGCATGGCGGTGGCCAAGGGGAGCGCGTTCGTCCGGGTCGTGTTCGTCGTCGTGGTCGGGGCGCTCATCCTCAAGCTCGGGTACGACGTCGTCGCCGACCTGACGGCCTGA
- a CDS encoding histidine kinase, with protein sequence MDLTPYVDDLQNRLAVAADAAGDDGRRLAERLTAPLDAAVRLVLLDALSAAAGEISADLAPGSVDVRLRGGAPEFVVAAAATVAPPAAAAEPVYGTPAAPAAPAAAAVADVESGATTRTTLRLPDHLKTQVETAAARDGVSVNTWLVRAVAAALEQSTGRPAAQARPQPRGSARVTGWVR encoded by the coding sequence ATGGACCTCACCCCGTACGTCGACGATCTCCAGAACCGCCTCGCCGTCGCCGCGGACGCCGCGGGGGACGACGGTCGTCGGCTCGCCGAACGACTGACCGCGCCTCTCGACGCCGCCGTGCGGCTCGTCCTGCTCGACGCGCTCTCGGCCGCGGCCGGGGAGATCTCCGCGGACCTCGCCCCGGGGTCGGTCGACGTGCGGCTGCGGGGCGGTGCCCCGGAGTTCGTGGTCGCGGCAGCGGCCACCGTGGCCCCGCCCGCGGCCGCAGCCGAGCCGGTGTACGGCACGCCCGCGGCACCCGCCGCACCGGCTGCCGCGGCGGTGGCAGACGTCGAGTCGGGCGCCACGACCCGCACGACCCTGCGCCTGCCGGACCACCTCAAGACGCAGGTCGAGACCGCCGCCGCCCGCGACGGCGTCTCCGTCAACACCTGGCTCGTGCGCGCGGTCGCCGCGGCGCTCGAGCAGTCCACGGGGCGACCGGCCGCACAGGCCCGCCCGCAGCCGCGCGGCTCCGCCCGCGTCACCGGCTGGGTGCGCTGA
- a CDS encoding ABC transporter ATP-binding protein: MSVDQSLEPAVRVRGIEKSFGDLRVLRGVDLDVTPGSIFALLGSNGAGKTTLVRILSTLLKPDAGTATVHGHDVREEPGQVRESISLTGQFAAVDEVLTGRENLVLVARLRHLKNADQVADDLLARFSLTDAGSRRAGTYSGGMRRRLDIAMSLIGDPPIIFLDEPTTGLDPQARIEVWATVRQLAQGGTTVLLTTQYLDEAEQLADRIAILHRGTIIQNGTLAELKALLPPAQVEYVEKQPSLEDVFLTLVGETGEDPTTPTTAEGTQPAGEELR, translated from the coding sequence ATGTCTGTCGACCAGTCCCTCGAGCCCGCGGTGCGGGTACGAGGCATCGAGAAGTCGTTCGGCGACCTGCGCGTGCTGCGCGGGGTCGACCTGGACGTCACGCCCGGGAGCATCTTCGCGCTGCTGGGGTCCAACGGGGCGGGCAAGACGACGCTCGTGCGGATCCTGTCGACGCTGCTCAAGCCCGACGCAGGGACCGCGACCGTCCACGGGCACGACGTCCGCGAGGAGCCCGGGCAGGTGCGGGAGTCGATCTCCCTCACCGGGCAGTTCGCCGCCGTCGACGAGGTCCTCACGGGCCGCGAGAACCTCGTGCTCGTCGCCCGCCTGCGCCACCTGAAGAACGCGGACCAGGTCGCGGACGACCTGCTCGCCCGGTTCTCCCTGACCGACGCCGGATCGCGCCGGGCGGGGACGTACTCGGGCGGCATGCGCCGCCGTCTGGACATCGCGATGAGCCTGATCGGCGACCCGCCGATCATCTTCCTCGACGAGCCCACGACCGGCCTGGACCCCCAGGCCCGCATCGAGGTCTGGGCCACGGTGCGCCAGCTCGCGCAGGGCGGCACGACCGTCCTGCTCACCACCCAGTACCTCGACGAGGCCGAGCAGCTCGCCGACCGGATCGCGATCCTGCACCGCGGCACCATCATCCAGAACGGCACCCTGGCCGAGCTCAAGGCGCTCCTGCCGCCCGCGCAGGTCGAGTACGTCGAGAAGCAGCCGTCCCTGGAGGACGTGTTCCTCACCCTCGTCGGCGAGACCGGCGAGGACCCCACGACCCCGACGACCGCCGAGGGCACCCAGCCCGCCGGAGAGGAGCTCCGATGA
- a CDS encoding methionine ABC transporter permease, giving the protein MNSDWSRLWPILVESFGQTLQMVSVALLTGGLAGLALGIALYVTRRGNLLDNRWVFGVLNVLVNIVRPIPFIIFVTLLGPVTLQVVGTTLGTEAFIFPLSVMTAFGTSRIVEQNLVGIDPGVIEAARAMGASSWRIITTVLVPEALAPLILGYTFLFIAVLDMSAIAGIIGGGGLGNFAIVYGYQRYNWGVVVVTVLVIIGIVQVAQLLGNWLARKALHR; this is encoded by the coding sequence ATGAACAGCGACTGGTCGCGGCTGTGGCCGATCCTCGTCGAGTCCTTCGGCCAGACCCTCCAGATGGTGTCGGTCGCGCTGCTCACGGGCGGGCTGGCGGGCCTCGCGCTCGGCATCGCGCTCTACGTGACGCGGCGCGGCAACCTGCTCGACAACCGCTGGGTGTTCGGCGTGCTCAACGTGCTCGTCAACATCGTCCGGCCCATCCCGTTCATCATCTTCGTCACGCTGCTGGGGCCGGTGACGCTCCAGGTGGTCGGGACGACGCTCGGCACCGAGGCGTTCATCTTCCCGCTGTCGGTGATGACGGCGTTCGGCACGAGCCGCATCGTCGAGCAGAACCTCGTGGGCATCGACCCGGGCGTCATCGAGGCGGCGCGCGCGATGGGCGCGTCGTCGTGGCGCATCATCACGACGGTGCTCGTCCCCGAGGCGCTCGCGCCGCTCATCCTCGGGTACACGTTCCTCTTCATCGCCGTGCTGGACATGTCGGCGATCGCCGGGATCATCGGCGGCGGCGGGCTCGGAAACTTCGCGATCGTCTACGGCTACCAGCGCTACAACTGGGGCGTCGTGGTCGTGACGGTCCTCGTCATCATCGGGATCGTGCAGGTCGCGCAGCTCCTCGGCAACTGGCTCGCGCGCAAGGCGCTGCACCGCTGA
- a CDS encoding SRPBCC domain-containing protein codes for MTADPRRPRTPTGTVERTAGQTDVVLRRSFRATAADLWTSISEPAGLGPWIGTWDGDPASGSVLFTMTAEGATEGEECRILRCDPPHRLTVDAVTGESVWHLDLEIVDEAEGSTLVFRQTLGPDDDPANIGPGWEYYLDRLVAARSGHDVSEVVWEEYYPVLAAHYGDAGGTG; via the coding sequence ATGACCGCGGACCCGCGGCGACCCCGCACCCCGACCGGCACGGTCGAGCGCACCGCCGGGCAGACGGACGTCGTCCTGCGACGGTCGTTCCGGGCCACGGCGGCCGACCTCTGGACGAGCATCAGCGAGCCCGCGGGGCTCGGCCCCTGGATCGGGACGTGGGACGGCGACCCGGCGTCAGGATCCGTCCTGTTCACCATGACCGCCGAGGGCGCCACCGAGGGCGAGGAGTGCCGCATCCTGCGCTGCGACCCTCCGCACCGGCTCACGGTCGACGCCGTCACCGGCGAGTCCGTCTGGCACCTCGACCTCGAGATCGTCGACGAGGCCGAGGGCAGCACGCTCGTCTTCCGTCAGACGCTGGGCCCCGACGACGACCCCGCGAACATCGGACCGGGGTGGGAGTACTACCTCGACCGGCTCGTGGCCGCCCGGTCGGGCCACGACGTGTCCGAGGTCGTGTGGGAGGAGTACTACCCGGTGCTCGCCGCGCACTACGGGGACGCGGGCGGGACCGGCTGA
- a CDS encoding MetQ/NlpA family ABC transporter substrate-binding protein: protein MSFSTTRKRLTWTAIAATAALTLTACGGGDDTSGGAASGDAADPIRVGVVGASDDKWAVFQEQAEAEGIEIELVDLQDYTQANPALSQGELDVNQFQHLQFLAGYNVDAGDDLQPIGATAVYPLGLYSSKHTSLEEIPDGGQVAVPNDPTNLARALLVLQEAGLVELEGGGSSISTEADVLPSSKVTVTPVDAAQTPIQLQSVDASIINNDFVEDAGLKPEDALFQDDPDSDAAKPYINVWVARAEDKDDETLLKLAELSHSPEVVEAEKKASGGTAVIKENTPAELQEILAGIEDDIRSS, encoded by the coding sequence ATGTCGTTCTCGACCACCCGCAAGCGTCTGACCTGGACCGCGATCGCCGCGACGGCCGCCCTCACCCTCACGGCCTGCGGCGGCGGTGACGACACGTCGGGCGGCGCCGCGAGCGGCGACGCCGCCGACCCGATCCGCGTCGGCGTCGTCGGCGCCTCCGACGACAAGTGGGCCGTGTTCCAGGAGCAGGCCGAGGCCGAGGGCATCGAGATCGAGCTCGTCGACCTCCAGGACTACACGCAGGCGAACCCGGCGCTGTCCCAGGGCGAGCTCGACGTGAACCAGTTCCAGCACCTGCAGTTCCTCGCGGGCTACAACGTCGACGCGGGCGACGACCTCCAGCCCATCGGCGCGACCGCCGTCTACCCGCTCGGCCTGTACTCGTCGAAGCACACGTCGCTCGAGGAGATCCCCGACGGCGGCCAGGTCGCCGTCCCGAACGACCCGACCAACCTCGCCCGCGCGCTCCTCGTGCTCCAGGAGGCCGGCCTGGTCGAGCTCGAGGGCGGCGGGAGCTCCATCTCCACCGAGGCCGACGTGCTGCCCAGCTCCAAGGTGACGGTCACGCCCGTCGACGCCGCGCAGACGCCGATCCAGCTCCAGTCCGTGGACGCGTCGATCATCAACAACGACTTCGTCGAGGACGCGGGTCTCAAGCCCGAGGACGCGCTCTTCCAGGACGACCCCGACTCCGACGCCGCGAAGCCCTACATCAACGTGTGGGTCGCGCGGGCCGAGGACAAGGACGACGAGACGCTGCTCAAGCTCGCCGAGCTCTCCCACTCGCCGGAGGTCGTCGAGGCCGAGAAGAAGGCGTCGGGCGGCACCGCCGTCATCAAGGAGAACACGCCGGCCGAGCTCCAGGAGATCCTCGCCGGCATCGAGGACGACATCCGCAGCTCCTGA
- a CDS encoding DNA polymerase III subunit gamma and tau, with translation MSTALYRRYRPETFAEVIGQDHVTAPLMQALRSGRVNHAYLFSGPRGCGKTTSARILARTLNCERNTPENPLDTPCGVCPSCVELARGGPGSLDVVEIDAASHNGVDDARELRERAAFAPARDRYKIFILDEAHMVTPQGFNALLKLVEEPPEHVKFVFATTEPDKVIGTIRSRTHHYPFRLVPPDVLGPYLEELCAAEGVTIGGGVVPLVTRAGGGSVRDSLSVMDQLIAGAEQGAVEYERAVALLGFTHATLLDDVVDALAARDGASIFRVVDHVIATGHEPRRFVEDVLERLRDLIVIAVSGDEAQAVLRDQPADQLARMRAQAQNLGVAELSRAADLVNAALTEMTGATSPRLHLELLMARLLLPGADDGAAGFAARLDRLERGGLGTVALAPAAAPSGAGTPPVAGMPDGAVQAPAAASPSSGLTGAAAVRAALRPTRPAPPAPAAQPSVADVPAHGEPAAPTVPTPATEPTAEQTEPAAPAEQTVPAAPVERTEQAAWVERTEHVAQSERTESAEPVERTESAAPVEPAEQSGPAEQTGPAESAGPAVAHAGPVPADDAAPSTRDEAAHPAGAEMPRATVPTQAAAGSPSGGASPGLTTEELRRRWPEVLENLRANPVTWSLVSANAQVAELGPDVLYLAFPSPGLARTFSSSRHTSAVQEVVYQTLGLQVRVEPRLDEGGAGGGGQTPQGPATPAPGSSAPAPAAPGHGGSRPEPGPGGGARVPLASVSVSSGAVASGVSSSPTAHTTGAAAPRGAVALQERPVAAEASAGDDASGPVVDAADEAWLAGAAAPARAPRLDAADEAWLAGAPAEPPADLDDGPEPEPVLERAPEVHGTPAAPGTGTQAPAPPASPAPVTPATPPRQEPPARTASAAAPTDASGAPLRGVSAARAAIAAATTARVSRPAEQPARRDAPSTVDPMDDLPSADDPDIVSTGLVGTALVVSLLDGKIIEEIQDQG, from the coding sequence GTGAGCACCGCCCTGTACCGCCGCTACCGGCCCGAGACCTTCGCCGAGGTGATCGGTCAGGACCACGTGACCGCGCCGCTCATGCAGGCGCTGCGCAGCGGTCGGGTGAATCACGCCTACCTCTTCTCCGGGCCGCGCGGGTGCGGCAAGACGACGAGCGCGCGCATCCTCGCGCGCACGCTCAACTGCGAGCGCAACACCCCGGAGAACCCGCTCGACACCCCGTGCGGCGTCTGCCCGTCGTGCGTCGAGCTCGCGCGTGGGGGCCCGGGCAGCCTCGACGTCGTGGAGATCGACGCGGCGTCGCACAACGGTGTCGACGACGCGCGCGAGCTGCGCGAGCGCGCCGCGTTCGCCCCGGCGCGCGACCGGTACAAGATCTTCATCCTCGACGAGGCGCACATGGTGACGCCGCAGGGCTTCAACGCGCTGCTCAAGCTCGTCGAGGAGCCGCCCGAGCACGTGAAGTTCGTGTTCGCGACGACGGAGCCCGACAAGGTCATCGGCACCATCCGGTCCCGCACGCACCACTACCCGTTCCGCCTCGTCCCGCCGGACGTGCTCGGCCCGTACCTCGAGGAGCTGTGCGCCGCGGAGGGCGTGACGATCGGCGGCGGCGTCGTGCCGCTCGTCACGCGCGCCGGGGGCGGCTCGGTCCGCGACTCGCTGTCGGTCATGGACCAGCTCATCGCGGGTGCGGAGCAGGGCGCCGTGGAGTACGAGCGCGCCGTCGCGCTGCTCGGCTTCACGCACGCGACGCTGCTCGACGACGTCGTGGACGCCCTCGCCGCGCGCGACGGCGCGAGCATCTTCCGGGTCGTGGACCACGTCATCGCGACCGGGCACGAGCCGCGGCGGTTCGTCGAGGACGTGCTCGAGCGTCTGCGCGACCTCATCGTCATCGCGGTCTCCGGCGACGAGGCGCAGGCCGTGCTGCGCGACCAGCCCGCCGACCAGCTCGCCCGCATGCGTGCCCAGGCGCAGAACCTCGGCGTCGCCGAGCTGTCGCGCGCGGCCGACCTCGTCAACGCGGCACTCACCGAGATGACGGGCGCCACCTCGCCGCGACTCCACCTGGAGCTCCTCATGGCGAGGCTGCTCCTTCCCGGGGCCGACGACGGTGCGGCCGGCTTCGCGGCGCGCCTCGACCGCCTCGAGCGCGGGGGCCTCGGCACGGTCGCCCTCGCACCGGCCGCCGCCCCGTCGGGGGCGGGGACACCGCCCGTCGCGGGGATGCCCGACGGCGCCGTGCAGGCCCCTGCCGCAGCGTCGCCGTCGTCCGGGCTCACCGGTGCTGCCGCCGTGCGCGCCGCGCTGCGGCCCACCCGCCCCGCTCCGCCCGCGCCCGCGGCGCAGCCGTCGGTCGCCGACGTGCCCGCGCACGGGGAGCCCGCTGCGCCCACCGTGCCCACTCCGGCCACGGAGCCCACGGCTGAGCAGACCGAGCCCGCCGCGCCCGCCGAGCAGACGGTGCCCGCAGCACCGGTCGAGCGGACCGAGCAGGCCGCGTGGGTCGAGCGGACCGAGCACGTGGCGCAGTCCGAGCGGACCGAGTCCGCCGAGCCGGTCGAGCGGACCGAGTCCGCCGCGCCGGTCGAGCCCGCCGAGCAGTCCGGTCCGGCCGAGCAGACCGGTCCGGCCGAGTCGGCCGGACCTGCCGTCGCCCACGCAGGCCCGGTCCCGGCGGACGACGCTGCGCCCTCGACGCGCGACGAGGCGGCGCACCCGGCGGGTGCCGAGATGCCCCGAGCGACCGTCCCGACGCAGGCTGCGGCGGGCAGCCCGTCCGGGGGTGCGAGCCCGGGGCTCACGACCGAGGAGCTGCGGCGCCGCTGGCCCGAGGTTCTCGAGAACCTGCGGGCGAACCCCGTGACGTGGTCCCTCGTCAGCGCGAACGCACAGGTGGCAGAGCTCGGCCCCGACGTGCTCTACCTCGCGTTCCCGTCGCCGGGCCTCGCGCGGACCTTCTCGTCCTCGCGGCACACGAGCGCGGTCCAGGAGGTCGTCTACCAGACGCTCGGGCTCCAGGTGCGGGTCGAGCCGCGCCTCGACGAGGGCGGTGCGGGCGGTGGTGGTCAGACGCCCCAGGGCCCCGCCACCCCGGCTCCGGGGTCCTCCGCCCCGGCCCCTGCGGCACCGGGCCACGGCGGGTCTCGTCCCGAGCCGGGCCCGGGGGGTGGCGCGCGCGTTCCGCTCGCGTCGGTCAGCGTGTCGAGCGGGGCCGTGGCGTCGGGCGTGTCCTCGTCGCCGACCGCGCACACCACCGGTGCGGCAGCGCCGCGCGGCGCCGTCGCGCTGCAGGAGCGACCCGTCGCGGCCGAGGCCTCCGCCGGTGACGACGCCTCCGGACCGGTCGTCGACGCCGCGGACGAGGCATGGCTCGCCGGAGCAGCGGCGCCTGCGCGTGCGCCCCGCCTCGATGCTGCGGACGAGGCGTGGCTCGCGGGCGCCCCCGCCGAGCCCCCGGCCGACCTCGACGACGGCCCCGAGCCGGAGCCCGTCCTCGAGCGCGCCCCGGAAGTGCACGGGACGCCCGCCGCGCCAGGAACGGGCACGCAGGCCCCGGCCCCGCCCGCGAGCCCTGCCCCGGTCACGCCCGCGACACCGCCGCGACAGGAGCCGCCTGCTCGTACGGCGTCCGCCGCGGCCCCCACGGACGCGTCGGGGGCGCCTCTGCGTGGGGTCTCTGCCGCGCGCGCGGCGATCGCTGCAGCCACGACGGCCCGCGTCTCTCGGCCTGCCGAGCAACCTGCCCGGCGGGACGCGCCGTCCACCGTCGACCCGATGGACGACCTCCCGTCCGCGGACGACCCCGACATCGTCTCGACGGGGCTCGTCGGGACGGCGCTGGTCGTGAGCCTGCTCGACGGCAAGATCATCGAGGAGATCCAGGACCAGGGCTGA